ACGAAAGCAGAAGTTCATTTGGTTTCTATTTTGGATGTCTCTAATTCCACACTGGATGTGAGAGAGGTTCTGTTTGTGGCCTCAGAGACACCAGGGGCATTTTACTGCCATTTCTGTTCAACAATGAAGCATGCTTCTTCGAGACTTTTCACAATTGGCTGGAATATGCAACTTTAGCAGATTTTAGGTTAATTCCAATTTGCGGTCTGGACAAGTCGATAATAGTTAAGGAAGTCAGAGCCACTTTACAGATTTGAGATGAATAATTTAACAGAAAATCATATAGTGTTTGATTGAAGTTTAGctgattttaaacacattttgttttcattttcatttgttttcatgatgcctgtttctgagtttatattcaGACTTGAAAGTCTGAAGTTCCTCGGTCAATTAATGTATGATTTtaagtttttaagattttaagatcaGTTTTTCagcttaaactaaattaaactaaatgtattACTAAATTAGAAGAACTTGTCATATTCTAAACTGAACTTGGTAACATTTTCAAACATGTTTAATACATTACTTATGTTTCagagattttaaaaatgaagcTTTAATAATGCAATGGATCTTCATATAAGATCTTGCCCGttgtctattttattatattgtattgtattgttggATATcagtcatattttttaaatgtacattactGTGGCAAAATGGAGGATAATGCTTCAGTTATACTGCTTTAACTTTTCAGAATCCAAAACCCTAGTTGTTGAAAGAATGTAAATGGAAAGTAAAAGGTTAATTTTAAGCTGCTTCTAGAGCATTTGTGTAAATGTGCTCATCCTCTGGTTgtgccaaacctgtatgagtttctttcctctgctgaacagaaaataaggtgttttgaagaatgttggtaaccaaacagttgatggtcaaCTTTGACCTTCATATGAAAATATCCAATGGGCCTAAAaactgtttggttgccaacaCACTTCAAAATGTCTATTTgtcttcagcagaagaaagaaagtcattagAGAAACTCGAGGCTGGGTAATTGATGACAATCCATTTAATCACTATGTATGTTGATGTATTATATTGTAGATGAATAATTAAACACATAGAAATGCATAATTGTATATTTACTTCAAGTCAGAAGTGCTCTTTCCTGCTCCTCCGCAGGATGCAGCAGATCACTAGGAGCAGGACTGAGCACCGCCGCCTTAAGGTAATGTCTGAAATATTCatgtcaaaaacacacaagtcTGTCCTGTGTGTTGTTGCAGAATTTATTGTTAGAGCCTCTGAGCTTCCTGTCGAAGGAGAATGAAGAGCTGCAGGCTCTTATGAAGAAACAGACGAATGAGATCTCTAAAACAGAGGTGAAAAATACACTTCACACAAAAGAGGAAAACAAGCCATCTAAAGACTCCATAGAGCCGCAGGGTTCATTACTATCTGTCATCTATTTTGTTGCTCAGGAAAGGTCTCGGCAGCTCTCTGCTCAGATCTCTGCTCAGTTTGAGGAGATGCACCAGTTCCTGAAGAAAAAGGAGGAGGAAGTGAAGAAAACGCTGGAGAAAGAGGAGAAGGATATGATCGAGAAGATGAAAAGAAACCGAGCAGAAATAGAAGAGAAGCTGAATGATGGAAGAGAGAAGGAAGGGATTCTACGCTCGGTCTTTGAGACTGATCAGCCTGACGGCTTTCTGCAggttcaaacaaacaaatgcattcaGCACAGATTGTCCAATTAATGCAATAACCTCAACAAAAGTAAGaaacaaaaatgtgaaaaaagtacCTTTAGAGGGACAGCGACTTGCCACTGAAAGTGCCCTTAAAGGGACACCTCTGTACTCTGAATATATTAACTACTAGTACTGTATATGAACATTGAATATTGAGAGTGAAAAGAAAACTTAAGATTGTGATTTTTGGGAGTTACATAATTGTTGCATATATGTAACACTGGGTTATTCATAGCTGCGGTTCTCAAAATGCTAACCATTTTCTTTGTCTTGTTCTACTTCTCCTGTAGTGGTGGACTGAGAAAGGGCTGGACTTTGTCGAAGAGATGAAAGACAACGAAAGCTGCTGTGAAAATAATGACATTGTCTCTCAAACAACCAAGTAGGACAATACACTGCACTGCTTCAGATAAACATAACCGGCACTGTACAGTAAATatcccatcagttatattcatcTCCTGCATCGTAGGTTCAAGTCAGCATTGAAAAGTGTGAATTTGACACCTAATTCTCTGTTCCTTGGCCTTCACGAGACGCACCTGCAGTTTATTGTGTGGAAGGAGATGCTGAGCTTTATTAAACCAGGTGAGGACATCAGATATCTATATATGTGGACCATGTATTagaatgaatgtaaaaaatatataaatgtctaTTATGGAAATTAACATTTTGCTAATTTACTTGGAATAATAgtgcttttatattttaagtatcatatggtcaccaaggctgcattgtttgattgtaaataaagtaaaactacATTGCATTTATCTTTCACGCTTTGTCTTTCTTAGTCCCTGATCGTAATGTCATACATGACTGTCATGACCCATACCTGAGGGTCTCCTCTGATGGACGCAGTGTCGTCCGCACATCCAAAAAGGGGATTTTCTTGCGTCACAAAGACTACAGGCCTCTGGCCAGGACCCACAAGACCTTCCAGTCAGGACAGCACTATTGGGAAGTGGATGTGGGAGCAAAGATAGACTGGAGCGTGGGCTTCGATGGTGGCTCTATAAGCAACTTAAACAAGGACATTGGGCTTCACCTTAAGCATGACCAAGGCTACTGCATCAAAGAGTATGAGACAGTGACAGAGATCGATCTGACGGTGAAGCCACGCAGGATAGGGCTGTACCTGGACTGTGACCGGTGTCAGGTGTGCTTCTATAACACTGATGGCATGACTCTACTGCACACCTCCACATACCCTTCATCCATCCCTTACTCCCTCAGCCTCTCTCCAGGAGCTTATCTGGGAGGGAAGAATGCTGATCCGCTCACAGTGACCTGGAACTGATCCGTCTGGGACACTTTAGTAAGATGGCTATAAGGAATGGTCCATTTATGGTTTTTGAGGAGATGTAATCAAGCTTGAGAGAGTAGTTATAGGCTGCTGTATTTACTTGCTCAGTTTTTTAGCGGGTGGATTACTTGATTTAATCTTATAATATTTGTGACAGGCATTAAAAccactaaatttatttttgtccttTTAAAGCCATTTCTGCTACATTAGAAAAAAGAAATATTCTTtggtgtataatatatataactataaatatatagcTATAATAACTATAACATACCTTCAAAATTTTGTACAACATAACTTCACAAATTACCAAGTCATAATTATAACCTATAAGATATAAAGTCCAAATTATGCttataattttgtcaaaattatgacatgctAAGCCATAATATgagtaaaaagtcatttttatgtaataattaacTTTATCTCAATTTCAACTTATCATTTCACTTATGAATTTTAATCCCATAATTATGACTGTTTATGCCAAAACTATTGTCATAATGACTGTTCTGCTGTCATAATGACtgcttattttataattttgaatgttttgtCATAATTATTTCATGGCTGTGATGATGTCACAATGACTGCTTATGTCATAATTATGGTTTCTTTATGTGCCATAAGAGGGCAGTGTTATACATTTTCAGTGAGAACACAGGGACTGACTCTAGAAATCATGGTTTGggatcaaaatatattaataatggtAATTAGATCTGTCTCTATGAACTCGCATAATATGGGTTTGATATTGTATCCCAAAGTGTGTATTAGAAGTGAATGCAGTTAAGTGCAAATATATTGTCTGTACTGCAATGTGGTCTTGAGGCTTGATCTAGACTTTTTTTATACTCTAAATTGCTTGTTCTGAAGTTGACGTCACATTATACCCATCACAACAGCCGTATCTGTGCAGGAGTTGTCTTATATTTGTCCTTTCAAGAGCTTTTGTTCATTTCGTGACATCTTATTGTGACCTGTGGTATTGCAGCTGACATAAACACTACATTTGTGACCACCACAACACCATACGCCCTCAGCATGACACTCTCTGCCaatgtttcttttaatattttattgggtATATTTACAAACACCAACATGCATAGAGCTGATTCACAGGGAATTACAGAACTCAAGAGTTGGTACAGTATATAATATGCTTTAAGTGTGCTACCAGTGATGGGCATTACCACACAGAGCTACGCAACTCATTACCACACACAGGAGATTGAAAGAGAGATAGACAAGAGGAACAGATTAAAAGCAGATCAATAGTATGGTATATTAACCACAAACAATAAGCACTctatatttataatgcaacatAGCTGTTTCTTTCTGCAAAACATATTAATGAAATTCAAATGTCACAATTATAAATGCACAGTTATAATGAAAATGACTATTACaagaactaaaaataaaaataaataattataataattattttaaaaaatgcatcattGCAGTTTGCCCTGTGAGGTAACTATTAcactaaatatgatttattttttcttttaccgAACCCCTGCTGCTTGCTTACTTCTCAAACCAtatggttttattatattttctttgttttcaaaACAGGGACATTAAAGCTCAAGCCAATTATAATGCGAACTTCTCAAGGAGCTAAATCTCAGACTTTGTTGTCTCCTAAACTATATCTTAAAAACTGTATCAACTGTCCTTTGACAAACTCATACATGCATAAATCCCATACATtaattttacttatatttacagCAATGTGAATTGGTTACTGCTACTGTAGCCCACTGTTTTTTTTGCTATTGGTTGGAATAATCCAGAAGGCATATCATTATGTGGTGTGATGCTCCTTGCGGACTGGCACACTAACGGGTTATTCTCTCAATTGTCTAGTATATTTATGATTAGCAGTGCCAAGTCAAAAATTCATACATGTGGGAAACAGAGGGCCATTTATAGAACAACAATAACCAAGCACTATTTAAAGTAACCTTTTCCACTACAGCCACTAAAATCCTGGCCTATTCCTTTAGCATTTGTAGTCTCAGTGAAAGTATTTGTGCACACAAATAAGTTGTATTGATGAATACCTGACATTTgctacacacattcatacacactcATGCAGGTTTAGTATGTAAACTGATTCAAAGGATTATACAGATGCAGAATATCCACTGAAAAGAAAATCATGAATGCTATCAATCTTATATGGTTTCTCCAGCAACAAGCCTCATAAACCGTACAGGACAGAAAATGCATAGTCACTATCAAGCTCATGGTGATACAGATCTTACCACAGTAGCCATCACACTGTATGAAATAGAAAATAATCATCTACACACTACCACTCAAATACTGACTGTTATTATTGagagttaaaataaaaatgataagagAATAATAATGTCGGTTTTCAAACAGAATATGTTTTTTCTTGGTAAGTGGGATAATAAAAGGGTGTATATAAGGGCATCTTCAGGCAATACCAAGGggttaaataacaaagaaaaaatattgccttgctttagaccaggtttgagttggtctattgCCACAGGCTACTTTCagttagaccagcacgcccatgggcgcacaaatggacgcaaatgcatttgctatttaaacaacgcaGCGCAGGATGCGAAAATGTTGTTGGTAATAATTGTTGGTGTGCAAATTAGGACaacaaagtattaatattatgaggaaaaaatatttctttaaattgtcAAGCAGTTTTTACACTGATTAGCCAGTAATTTCTTATAATAAAcagttcaataaaaataaaacattaattgtatAATAACTTTAAGAGTTAACTGGAGTAAATCTGTCACTTATCTGTTAACGCAGCCCAAAAATAACCAATATTTCGCAATAATGAAGAGGTGCTTGCCATGGGCTGATGATATGGTAAGAAATTTAAGGGGTTTTACACACAGTTTCAGATGAAAATAGGTTGCATATGCAAATTGGTAGTTTATTAGACTTAAAACTATAATGAAATGCTGTTTTATGAATATACATAACTTTGCACTGAGCTTTTTAAGTAAGATTCTGTGTGAGCTGATTGTTATGGCAACACCTAATAATAAATACACTATTTTTAACTTGATTGTTATTCATTACCCATTTCTATTGTTTATCTGTCTATATATCTTTGtcaaatctaaatatatatttaagatttatACAGTTTCCTATATATCACAGAAAATATTCCAGACGTCACAAACCAGGCAACGAGAGTCAGAGATGAACAGATAAACATGTAACACGGCTACTAATAACTACATCTACTGTATATATGGTCTTTTTCCTTATACATTATCCCCTGATATTCTTTCACACAAACATACAGGCAATATTAAAGATAAGTCACATGATAAGTGAAGCATAACCAATGGGAACAAGGCCTTCCCTGTGACCTTGACGGCATCGAATCCAGTCATGGGCCACGCCTCCCAACAGGACAAGCTCTTCCCCCTTCCTGAAGCTCAGCTCTGCTCCAGCGCCTGTGTGGTCACACAGAGTTCGGACCATCCTGATGAACCAGAACACAAGACTCAGCATATTGCTGATAGCAAAAGCTTCAGAGACTTTTCAGAGATTGCTTTATGGGTCAACATATTTAACTGTCATAGATGAAtctatgattttcatttttatttatttatttttgtatttctgaaTAAACtaatagacaaaaatgaagaCTGTGTCATTGATCTAAATAATCACAAGCCCttcaaaagcactttattttttaCCATAACAGGTCTGAACTTATAAAATGCTTAAGTGTTAAGTGTAAGACTTTACCTCAGGGGCTTTGGCTGATCTCTGTTTTCATTTATCTCTTCCTTCTCATTTTCCTCCTTATCTTTGCTTCTCTGGGGCTCTCTCTCCTCAGGCGGAGAACCCTGGCCAAGATTCACTATGCGAGAAAGGACGGATGCGCCTGGGGAGAGCCACTGAGATGGGCGCCTATAGTATGAAAGAAGATAAATAGATACATCACATAAATAAACCTTACAAAACATACTAAATAATACactaaactgaaatttaaaaaaaacaacatcaaaccTGCTTGCTGGTGGGTTGTTTGGGCTCTTAGAAGCTCCAAAGAGCCGTCCCAGACCCCAGGGAACAGCAGCTCCACTATCTTTCAAGGAAAGATCGTCTCTTGGTTGCTGCCTGTTTTCTTCTGGAGTTTTTGGATTCAGCGAGAAGCCAGGTTTGAAGTCTCCTGGTGAGTTTGGACTTTTATCATCCT
The nucleotide sequence above comes from Carassius gibelio isolate Cgi1373 ecotype wild population from Czech Republic chromosome B16, carGib1.2-hapl.c, whole genome shotgun sequence. Encoded proteins:
- the trim109 gene encoding tripartite motif containing 109, with product MDSRLSKQIQCSVCLGDFTDPVSLLCDHTFCRQCISNHSQSCRLKLCPECRRPYTMWDLRSNRVLRNMVSAVREHLSEQQALRDGTVAACGAGARVFEDPEKLVCSEHQERLKLFCETDQKLVCLICRDGERHQGHAFKPVEEAAEPRKNLLLEPLSFLSKENEELQALMKKQTNEISKTEERSRQLSAQISAQFEEMHQFLKKKEEEVKKTLEKEEKDMIEKMKRNRAEIEEKLNDGREKEGILRSVFETDQPDGFLQWWTEKGLDFVEEMKDNESCCENNDIVSQTTKFKSALKSVNLTPNSLFLGLHETHLQFIVWKEMLSFIKPVPDRNVIHDCHDPYLRVSSDGRSVVRTSKKGIFLRHKDYRPLARTHKTFQSGQHYWEVDVGAKIDWSVGFDGGSISNLNKDIGLHLKHDQGYCIKEYETVTEIDLTVKPRRIGLYLDCDRCQVCFYNTDGMTLLHTSTYPSSIPYSLSLSPGAYLGGKNADPLTVTWN